Genomic window (Mesorhizobium sp. M4B.F.Ca.ET.058.02.1.1):
CCTGATCAGGCCACCGAACCTTGCGCCGAGCCCTATCCTGGCAGCTTGCGTCGCGCTGTCCATACTGTCCCCACGATGCTCATGCGGCGCTCCGTTGCCGGCCTTCATCGGCAAGCGATGCCAGGACCATGATGTTTTCCTCCGTCATCTCTGCCCCCGCGACTTCGCCGGTAATGCGTCCCTCGCGCACGATCAGCACCCGGTCGCAGATGCCGATCAGCTCCGGCAGCTCGGAGGAGATGACCACGATGCCGACGCCATCGCGCGCCAGCTTGCGCAGGATGCGATGAATTTCGGCCTTGGCGCCGACATCGACGCCGCGCGTCGGTTCGTCGAGGAAGATCACCTTCGGGTCGACCGACAGCATCTTGGCGATCGCTACCTTCTGCTGGTTGCCGCCCGACAGTGTCGAAACCGGCTGACCGACATGGCCGCATTTCAGCGACAGCTGCTTGCCGATCGTTTCCGCCCGATGCTTCTCGCGCCGCTCGTTGATGAGGCCGAAGCGCGTGGCGATCCGGTCGACCGCCAGCGCCGAAATGTTGGCGGCGATCGACATGTCGAGAAACAGCCCGTCGCCCTTGCGGTCTTCGGACAGGTAGACGATGCCCGCGGCGATGCTGTCGCCATAGTGTGTCAGCGACAGGCGCTCGCCGCGCAGGCTGACATCGCCGGTCACCTCACCTTCGAGCCGGCAGATGCCTTTGACGATCTCGCTGCGGCCGGCGCCGATCAGGCCGCCAATGCCCAGGATTTCGCCCTTGCGCAGCTGAAAGCTAATGTCGCGGAAGGCAGTCGCCTCGCAGAGGCCGACGATCTCGAGCAATATGTCTTCGGACCGTTCATCGTCGCGCAGCTTCTCGGGGTAGAGGCTGTCGATGACGCGGCCGACCATGGAGGCGACAACTTGTTCGGGAGTCGTCCCTGCTATGTCGAGCGTGGTGATGTAGCGGCCGTCGCGCAGCACCGTGACGCGGTCGCAATTGTCGAAGATCTCGGCCATGCGGTGCGAGATGTAGATGATGCCGATGCCTTCGCCGGCAAGCTGGTGAATGATCTCGAACAGTTTTTGGGCCTCGCGCTCGGTCAGCGCTGCCGTCGGTTCGTCGAAGATAAGGATGCGGCAATCGAGCGTCAGCGCCTTGGCGATCTCGACCATTTGCTGCTGGGAAATGGACAGATTGCGTACCATCGCGGTCGGATCGATGTGGCCAAGCCGCGCCAGGATCGCCGTCGCGCGCTTCTCGAGGTCGCGGTAGTTCATCAGCACCGCCTTGCTGGCGTTGGTGATCGACATGAAGATGTTCTCGGCCACCGAGATATCGGGGCACAGCGCGATCTCCTGGTGAACAAAGCCGATGCCAAGCTTCTGCGCCGCCAGCGGCGAGGAGATAGAGACGGAGCGGCCATCGACCTGGATGTCGCCGCTGTCCGGCGACAAGATGCCGTCGATCACCTTCATCAGCGTCGACTTGCCGGCGCCGTTCTCGCCGGCAATGGCGTGGATTTCACCGGCGCGCAGCTCGAATCCGACATCGCGCAAGGCACGGACAGGGCCGAACGATTTGCTGAGGCCGGATATTTTGAGGAGGACCGGGGTTTCCACTGAGGTTCTCGCCTGCTCAGGAATGGTTGAGGCAACCGCGCCGGACGGCGCGGTTGCCCGCGGGACGGATCAGCTTGGATCGCGGCCTTGCATGTATTTGTTCAGGTCGAACGAGTCGGCGTTCTCCTTGGTGATGACGGCGAAGCCGTTATCGGCGAAGGGGATGCTCATCGGGTTGTAGCCCGACGTCTTGTAGTCGTTGAACGGGTCGATCAGTTCCGGATGCGCCGCCATGAAGGTGGC
Coding sequences:
- a CDS encoding sugar ABC transporter ATP-binding protein encodes the protein METPVLLKISGLSKSFGPVRALRDVGFELRAGEIHAIAGENGAGKSTLMKVIDGILSPDSGDIQVDGRSVSISSPLAAQKLGIGFVHQEIALCPDISVAENIFMSITNASKAVLMNYRDLEKRATAILARLGHIDPTAMVRNLSISQQQMVEIAKALTLDCRILIFDEPTAALTEREAQKLFEIIHQLAGEGIGIIYISHRMAEIFDNCDRVTVLRDGRYITTLDIAGTTPEQVVASMVGRVIDSLYPEKLRDDERSEDILLEIVGLCEATAFRDISFQLRKGEILGIGGLIGAGRSEIVKGICRLEGEVTGDVSLRGERLSLTHYGDSIAAGIVYLSEDRKGDGLFLDMSIAANISALAVDRIATRFGLINERREKHRAETIGKQLSLKCGHVGQPVSTLSGGNQQKVAIAKMLSVDPKVIFLDEPTRGVDVGAKAEIHRILRKLARDGVGIVVISSELPELIGICDRVLIVREGRITGEVAGAEMTEENIMVLASLADEGRQRSAA